AATATGGCCTGTTAATTTTGATTTGCCTGTCTGCTAAATCAACTCAAGCTCAATCCACAGGCTTACAATTAAAAAGCAAGCATGAATTAAACATCTCAATTTCATTCGGAGCAGCACTCCCTCTTGGTAAGTTTTCCGAATTTGTAGATCGTGATCAGTTTACATATCCTGCGAATATTATTGGTGGAGCAATGACTGGAACCAATGGTAAGATCGAAGGGCAATATTATTTCTCGGAGAAGATCGGATTTGTTTTAAGTGCAGGTAAAATTTCCAGTAAAATCAGGGCAGTTACATATGATCAGCTTTATCCCTGGAGAGGTCCGACTTTAGGTGGTGGTAGTTCTTCTGCATCGTTTGAATATAATTCCACAACTTGGAATGCTATGAATTTGCTTGCCGGTTTTACGACACGAATTAAATATGGAACTGCGAATATTGATCTGAAAATTTTAGCCGGATATCAGCAACTCAAGTCGCCTGAAATAGTGATCAATGAAGAAATTAAATGGTGGATGGGTGGTGTTGGTAGCGGGATCAATACAATGAGATCTTTTCAGAAGGGACTAATTGCTGAGAATCTTGCTTTAAATGTAGGTGCTGATCTCAAAGTCCATGTATACAAGAAAGTTGAATTGATGCTCAGTTTTAATTATATACTTTCCTCGCCGCAATACAAAAGTCAGATCGTTTATACGTATGACAAATACGAACCCAATCCGTCGCATTCAGAGACTTATGTTACTTCTGAGTTTCATAAAAGTGTTTCGTTTCTCTGTGTGAATTTTGGGGTGGGTTACAAATTGTAGACATAGGTTTGGACTGCATTTTATTTCCCGCAGATTTGCGCAGAATACCCAGAATAACCGCAGAAAAATTCAGTTGGGGATATCAAGTAAAATTATCTCGCAGAGATCTCTGCGGATTTCTGCGTATTCTGCTGATTCTGCGGGAACTAATAAAGCGTAATTATTTCTCCCGCAGATCCCGCAGATAAAGGCGCAGATAAATACGCAGATCGTGTACGCCGAAATTTATGCAGATTGTTTTTCTTGTAATAGCATTGAATATATGAAACACAAGATCTGCGATTTTATCTGCGCCTTATCTGCGGCAATCTGCGGGAAATAAACACACAGTACTTTTATCTCGCAGATAAAACCGAACTTATTCCGTATTTTCGCATATCTAATTATCAGTGGTCATTTTCACTAAACTGACCACTACAATCCAAGACAAAATAATACCAAATGAAAATTATTTCACATAAACTTTCGCTGTTATCAGCAATACTGTTTCTAACCTTTAATTCAGCCATTGCCCAAAATCTGTCTTGGCAGAATCCCCTGCCTCAGGGAAATAACTTAAGCTCTGTTTATTTTCCAAATGCAACCACAGGTTATATAGTAGGCGATGCCGGAACAATTCTGAAAACAACCGATGCCGGAACCAGTTGGACAACACAAATCAGCGGAACGTTTAATGGTTTAACGTCGGTGTGTTTTATCGGTGTTGACACAGGTTATGCAATCGGCGGATCTTCAACGATACTTAAAACTACCGATGGCGGAAGTACATGGATTCTACAAGCAGGTGGCTTGCCACTTTTAACTTCTGTATTTTTTACGAATGCGAATATTGGGTATGCAGTTGGGGGTAGTGGTAGTACCGGGAAGATTCTGAAAACTACAGATGGTGGAATTAACTGGACAATTCAGCCAAGCGGATCACATTATTTTTACAGTTCAGTTTTTTTCTGCAATGATACAGTAGGTTATGTAGCAGGATATGGAAGAGATATTTTAAAAACTACCGATGGTGGCCTCAACTGGATTCTCCAGACGAGTGGAGCAGTAGATGATCTGCAATCAATATTTTTTACTGATTCCGAACATGGTTTTGCGAGTGAATATGGAAGAATTGTTAAGACGATTGATGGCGGAGCAACATGGACTCCTTATACTATTTTTACATCTTATGAATTGTATTCAATTTATTTCACGGATAGTGTTACCGGGTATGTCGTTGGTCGCTCAGGAAAAATATTGAAAACAACTGATGCCGGTGCAAGCTGGGGATTTTTAACAAGTGGAACCAATATAGATTTAAAGTCGGTATATTTTACTGATGCAAATACCGGTTATGCTGTAGGTGAAAGCGGATTGATCCTTAAAACAATTGATGCAGGTGCGAACTGGATACCGTTCATCAGCGTTGATCATTTTACATATTTAAATTCCATTTGCTTTCCTGAAACTTGCACCGGATATGCTGTTGGAAGAACAGGAAAAATTTTCAAAACAAGCAATGGCGGTGCAGAATGGAATTCACAGAATAGTGGGTTGACAACCTCATTAACTTCAGTTTATTTTACATCTGGAGATACCGGATATGTTGTAAGTGATAATGGACAGATCAGTAAAACGACTGATGGCGGAATAAACTGGTCTCCATTAAATAGTGGAACAACAGTTGATTTAAATTCAGTTTATTTTCCTGATGCGAATACAGGTTATGCAGTTGGAAATAGCGATACAATTCTTAAAACAACCAATGGCGGTACAAGCTGGAGTCTCCAAGAAAGTAATGCTAGTCAAATGTTGCGTTCGGTTCATTTTGTTGATGCCGATACCGGTTATGCTGTAGGTACTTCCGGCAGATTGATAAAGACAACTGATGGTGGAACCAACTGGAATATTTTATGGAGTACAACTTCTCTTGATCTGAATGCAGTTTATTTCCCTTCTGCAACAACCGGATACGTGGCAGGTGTATCAGGACAAATTCTGAAAACAATCAATAACGGAGCTAGCTGGACGCTGCAGACAAGTAATATAAATGTCGTAGTGAAATCGCTTTATTTTACCAATGACAGTGTCGGCTATGCAGTCGGCCATGACTACCAGCACTATGGAAAAATTTACAGGACTATGGATGGTGGTACAAGCTGGAGTGTACAGACGATCTCACTTGAGCATGATCTGAATTCGGTTTGTTTTGCTGATGAAAAAACAGTTTATATAGCAGGTGGTAATGGTGCAATATTAAAATCAATTGCCGG
The sequence above is drawn from the Bacteroidota bacterium genome and encodes:
- a CDS encoding T9SS type A sorting domain-containing protein; its protein translation is MKIISHKLSLLSAILFLTFNSAIAQNLSWQNPLPQGNNLSSVYFPNATTGYIVGDAGTILKTTDAGTSWTTQISGTFNGLTSVCFIGVDTGYAIGGSSTILKTTDGGSTWILQAGGLPLLTSVFFTNANIGYAVGGSGSTGKILKTTDGGINWTIQPSGSHYFYSSVFFCNDTVGYVAGYGRDILKTTDGGLNWILQTSGAVDDLQSIFFTDSEHGFASEYGRIVKTIDGGATWTPYTIFTSYELYSIYFTDSVTGYVVGRSGKILKTTDAGASWGFLTSGTNIDLKSVYFTDANTGYAVGESGLILKTIDAGANWIPFISVDHFTYLNSICFPETCTGYAVGRTGKIFKTSNGGAEWNSQNSGLTTSLTSVYFTSGDTGYVVSDNGQISKTTDGGINWSPLNSGTTVDLNSVYFPDANTGYAVGNSDTILKTTNGGTSWSLQESNASQMLRSVHFVDADTGYAVGTSGRLIKTTDGGTNWNILWSTTSLDLNAVYFPSATTGYVAGVSGQILKTINNGASWTLQTSNINVVVKSLYFTNDSVGYAVGHDYQHYGKIYRTMDGGTSWSVQTISLEHDLNSVCFADEKTVYIAGGNGAILKSIAGANSQISNIALCEGDSLTLTASSIPGINYSWSGPNGFNSLQQNPVVSTNSTTALNGIYYVTATINACTNLNEMTIVDVNLIPAAVASNNGPVMEDSTLSLSASTIADATYAWTGPGGFTSSLQNPLVSTTATLAMSGYYYLTVTANGCSGMDSTLVVINPGVGIIETGEGQTEFIIFPNPASEWVSIENVEKQRMHVRFYNMIGECVLNIELNSGANKVDISSLSNGVYVVSLQTENRTAYRKICKQ